One genomic window of Moorella glycerini includes the following:
- a CDS encoding ribonucleoside triphosphate reductase, with protein MIPRKIIKRDGRVVDFDEERIINAIYKAALAVGGQDRRLASRLANQVTALLAEKFVDRLPTVEDVQDLVEKVLIENGHARTAKAYILYRQQHAEWRDFRHLLVNVQEMVQGYLDGQDWRINENSNMNYSLQGLNNHIIAAVSSRYWLEKVYPPAIREAHERGDLHIHDLGLLAPYCCGWDLADLLESGFAGVGQKVESAPPRHFRTALGQIANFFYTLQGEAAGAQAFSSFDTYLAPFIRYDGLDYREVKQALQEFIFNLNVPTRVGFQTPFVNLTMDVVVPQVLAGEPVIIGGERREECYGDFQQEMDWLNMAFCEVMMAGDARGRIFTFPIPTYNITPDFPWESPVANKIMAMTAKYGIPYFANFINSDLKPEDVRSMCCHLRLDHRELKKRGGGLFGANPLTGSCGVVTINLPRLGYLSATKEEFFSSLKAKMDLAKESLLLKRNILEKLTEQGLYPYSRFYLRRVKERFGRYWENHFNTIGIVGMHEALLNFWGKGIDTREGRGLALEILDFMRSVLATYQVETGQLFNLEATPAEGTSYRLARLDRRLYPDIITSGANEPYYTNSTHLPVGYTDDVFTALEHQDELQLKYTGGTVFHAYLGERVTDTATCRRFLQTVMHNFRLPYLTITPTFSICPEHGYLSGEQWTCPECGRETEVWSRIVGYYRPVKNWNKGKQEEFRERRSFRPVT; from the coding sequence ATGATACCCAGGAAGATCATCAAGCGCGACGGCCGGGTAGTGGACTTTGACGAGGAAAGGATTATCAATGCTATTTACAAAGCGGCCCTGGCTGTCGGGGGCCAGGACCGCCGCCTGGCTAGCCGGCTGGCCAACCAGGTGACGGCCCTTCTAGCGGAAAAATTTGTCGACAGGCTGCCTACCGTCGAAGACGTGCAGGACCTGGTAGAAAAAGTATTAATTGAGAACGGCCATGCCCGGACGGCCAAGGCCTATATCCTTTACCGGCAACAACATGCGGAATGGCGGGATTTCCGCCACCTCCTGGTTAACGTGCAGGAAATGGTCCAGGGCTACCTTGACGGCCAGGACTGGCGGATTAATGAGAACAGCAACATGAATTATTCCCTCCAGGGCCTCAACAACCATATCATTGCTGCCGTCAGTTCCCGGTACTGGCTGGAAAAGGTCTACCCGCCGGCCATCCGCGAGGCCCATGAAAGGGGCGATCTCCATATCCACGACCTGGGGTTGCTGGCGCCCTATTGCTGTGGCTGGGACCTGGCCGATCTGCTGGAAAGCGGCTTTGCCGGCGTGGGGCAAAAGGTGGAAAGCGCGCCGCCCCGGCATTTCCGGACGGCCCTGGGGCAGATAGCCAATTTCTTTTATACCTTGCAGGGGGAAGCCGCCGGGGCCCAGGCCTTTTCCAGTTTCGACACCTACCTCGCTCCCTTTATCCGTTACGACGGCCTGGACTACCGGGAAGTCAAGCAGGCCCTGCAGGAGTTTATCTTTAACCTCAATGTGCCCACCAGGGTGGGCTTCCAGACACCCTTTGTCAACCTGACCATGGATGTGGTCGTGCCGCAGGTTTTAGCCGGCGAGCCGGTCATTATCGGTGGCGAGCGGCGCGAGGAATGCTACGGCGACTTTCAGCAAGAGATGGACTGGCTGAATATGGCCTTTTGCGAGGTGATGATGGCGGGGGATGCCCGGGGCCGCATTTTTACCTTCCCCATACCCACGTACAACATCACGCCTGATTTTCCCTGGGAAAGCCCGGTGGCAAACAAGATCATGGCCATGACGGCCAAATACGGCATCCCCTACTTCGCCAACTTTATCAACTCCGATTTAAAGCCCGAGGATGTCCGCAGCATGTGCTGTCATCTGCGACTGGATCACCGGGAACTCAAGAAACGCGGCGGCGGACTTTTCGGCGCCAACCCTCTTACGGGGTCGTGCGGCGTGGTGACCATAAATTTGCCGCGCCTGGGTTACCTTTCCGCAACTAAAGAAGAGTTCTTCAGCAGCTTAAAGGCGAAGATGGACCTGGCAAAGGAAAGCCTGCTCCTCAAGCGCAACATCCTGGAGAAGCTGACGGAGCAGGGGCTTTATCCTTACTCCCGGTTCTACCTGCGGCGGGTTAAAGAACGCTTCGGCAGGTACTGGGAGAACCATTTCAATACCATCGGCATTGTCGGCATGCACGAGGCCCTCTTAAACTTTTGGGGGAAAGGCATAGACACCCGCGAGGGAAGGGGCCTGGCTTTGGAAATCCTGGACTTCATGCGTTCTGTCCTGGCCACCTACCAGGTGGAAACCGGCCAGCTCTTCAACCTGGAAGCCACGCCGGCGGAAGGCACTTCTTACCGTCTGGCCCGGCTGGACAGGCGCCTTTATCCTGATATTATCACTTCCGGTGCCAACGAACCGTATTACACCAATTCCACCCACCTGCCGGTCGGCTACACCGACGACGTTTTTACCGCCCTGGAGCACCAGGACGAGTTGCAGCTGAAATACACCGGTGGCACGGTCTTTCATGCCTACCTGGGGGAAAGGGTGACTGATACCGCCACCTGCCGGCGTTTTCTGCAGACGGTGATGCATAATTTCCGCCTGCCGTATTTAACCATTACGCCTACCTTCAGCATCTGCCCCGAGCACGGGTATCTTTCCGGCGAGCAGTGGACATGCCCGGAATGCGGCCGGGAGACGGAGGTCTGGAGCCGGATCGTCGGCTATTACCGGCCGGTAAAGAACTGGAATAAAGGCAAGCAGGAAGAGTTCCGGGAGCGGCGGAGCTTCCGTCCTGTCACCTGA
- a CDS encoding anaerobic ribonucleoside-triphosphate reductase activating protein yields the protein MTIRGIQLTSLVDFPGEVCTTVFYGGCNFRCPWCHNADLVLRPFTLPEISPEEVLNLLSRRRSWVQAVCITGGEPTLAPGLEEFIRSLKSCGFKVKLDTNGTHPGILARLLTDGLLDYVAMDVKAPPGKYNLLAGTKVDLESVRESIALIKNSRIAYEFRTTVVPGLLLEEDLLAIGRLLRGARRYVLQQYQPAGTLLDADFQALRPYPGATLNNIAQKLQPFSAKVEVRA from the coding sequence ATAACCATTAGAGGCATCCAGTTAACGAGCCTGGTGGACTTCCCCGGCGAGGTCTGCACCACCGTCTTTTATGGCGGGTGCAATTTCCGCTGCCCCTGGTGCCACAATGCCGACCTGGTGCTACGTCCTTTTACTTTGCCGGAAATCAGCCCTGAGGAGGTTTTAAACCTGTTGAGTCGGCGCCGCTCCTGGGTGCAGGCCGTTTGTATAACCGGAGGAGAGCCAACCCTGGCGCCAGGCCTGGAGGAATTTATCCGCTCCCTGAAATCCTGCGGTTTTAAAGTCAAACTGGATACCAACGGCACGCACCCGGGAATTCTGGCCAGACTACTGACTGATGGCCTCCTGGACTACGTGGCCATGGACGTGAAAGCGCCGCCGGGGAAGTATAACCTTTTAGCCGGTACTAAGGTTGATCTGGAGTCTGTCAGGGAAAGCATTGCCCTCATTAAAAATAGTAGGATCGCTTACGAATTTCGTACCACGGTAGTTCCCGGCCTGTTACTGGAGGAAGATCTCCTGGCCATAGGCCGGCTGCTGCGGGGAGCACGGCGTTATGTACTACAGCAGTACCAGCCTGCCGGAACATTGCTGGATGCAGATTTCCAGGCGCTCCGGCCTTATCCCGGGGCAACTTTAAACAATATCGCGCAAAAATTACAGCCCTTTTCTGCTAAAGTGGAAGTCAGGGCTTGA
- a CDS encoding FAD-dependent oxidoreductase, with amino-acid sequence MDKNGSLPVAVLGAGIAGVQAALDLACLGHQVILVERAARPGGKLAILPKTFPTNDCSACALTPWNGFFCIRSPHFIRLAGEDKIALLTGAEVKNLTGKAGHFCLQLNRQGREETINVAAIILCPGYEEYLPPSLNARYGYGRYSGVLTGLELEQQLANSGYPHRPPGKEPVQRVAFIQCAGSRDPANGVAYCSAVCCMYALKEALMLYETAAALKLPLPQITLFYMDLRTYSKTYQEYLEQARREYGLRLVRSRIHSIIQSPGDPRLVIRYAPESGQARVEEFDLAVLATGLRSPDGARDLAARLGIKVDTYGFCQSPALSPLATTREGVFVAGAFSGPCDVIDAVTQGSAAAAACASWLKEAGLFYWSSLPPKIQLVSLPGGNSIPPRTGVFVCGCDHLSAGLDLKELEEYSRSLPGVAWVERLSLCAGGAGEQLRRAIKEHNLNRIVVAACSARALEPLVNTYLRQAGLPGNVAKVVNVLDHAVRIYSGRKDRATRKARDLMRMAAARALTAPAGMVEEWSITPAALVIGGGVAGMVAALTLADLDFEVHLVEKEGRLGGNALRLQYTLQGADVKAYLAQLSQRLSKHPRIHIHLNAQVRAISGRPGSFATEIEGTDGRKENIRHGVIIIATGAAEKKPRQHLYGQHPAVITGLELEDLLKTRSRRLDSLQKVVFIQCVDSRDSSHPYCSRICCSATLKNALELKKINPEVAVYVLNRDIMTYGLQEQWYETARSQGILFLRYNLEAPPEVTVPAKKAGPEGKVQVRVDDPILGEEIVIEADLLVLATGMEPRAENWCLASLCHIPQDENGFLATSHPKLKTVETPVPGIFTCGLAEGPKNLKEAIASAQAAAAKAGALLMQERQTLPERVARVEGACAACLTCVRVCPHGAPAIKEHRSYIDPLLCQGCGACVAACPAQAITLTGYSHTEMEAELKALPKEQGKVLPTVIFTCSYCAYANFENAAGLDCQNDVFVLQVPCLSRIGTLEVLKAIEAGSQEIWLTGCLEGQCHFRPARAFGSQRSGPDPMLCQEQAWRRVKKILGEIGIDEETVKVLRLPPPAPDNGRLASCLG; translated from the coding sequence ATGGATAAAAATGGTTCGTTGCCGGTAGCCGTATTGGGAGCAGGCATCGCCGGAGTCCAGGCGGCCCTGGACCTGGCCTGCCTCGGCCACCAGGTAATCCTGGTAGAACGCGCTGCCCGGCCGGGCGGTAAGCTGGCTATTTTGCCCAAGACCTTTCCCACCAACGACTGCAGCGCCTGCGCTTTGACGCCCTGGAATGGTTTCTTCTGTATACGCTCCCCGCACTTTATCAGGCTGGCTGGGGAAGATAAAATCGCCCTCTTGACCGGTGCTGAAGTTAAAAACTTAACCGGGAAAGCAGGCCATTTTTGTCTCCAGCTTAACCGGCAGGGCCGGGAAGAAACCATCAATGTGGCTGCCATCATCCTTTGTCCCGGTTATGAGGAATATTTACCCCCTAGTTTAAACGCCCGTTACGGTTATGGCCGTTATAGCGGTGTCTTGACAGGCCTGGAACTGGAGCAACAGCTGGCTAACAGTGGGTACCCGCACCGTCCCCCGGGCAAAGAGCCGGTGCAACGGGTGGCTTTCATCCAGTGTGCCGGCTCCCGCGATCCTGCCAACGGAGTGGCTTACTGCTCGGCCGTCTGCTGTATGTATGCCCTGAAGGAGGCCCTGATGCTTTATGAGACCGCTGCTGCTTTGAAACTCCCTTTACCACAAATAACCCTATTTTACATGGACCTGCGTACCTACAGCAAAACTTACCAGGAATATCTGGAGCAGGCCCGGCGGGAATACGGGTTAAGGCTTGTTCGTTCCCGCATTCACAGCATTATCCAGTCTCCAGGAGATCCCCGGCTGGTCATTCGCTATGCCCCGGAAAGCGGCCAGGCCCGGGTCGAAGAATTTGACCTGGCAGTACTGGCTACCGGCTTGCGATCGCCTGACGGCGCCCGGGACCTCGCTGCCAGGCTGGGCATTAAGGTCGATACCTATGGTTTCTGCCAGTCCCCTGCCCTTTCTCCCTTGGCCACCACCCGGGAGGGAGTATTTGTCGCCGGGGCCTTTAGCGGCCCCTGCGACGTAATCGACGCCGTCACCCAGGGCTCGGCCGCCGCCGCTGCCTGCGCTTCCTGGTTAAAAGAAGCAGGTTTATTTTATTGGAGTTCCCTGCCCCCTAAAATACAATTGGTTTCACTTCCTGGCGGCAATAGTATCCCGCCGCGGACCGGCGTCTTTGTCTGCGGGTGTGACCATCTGTCTGCCGGCCTGGATTTAAAGGAGCTGGAAGAATATAGCCGCTCCTTGCCCGGGGTTGCCTGGGTGGAAAGATTATCCCTTTGCGCCGGGGGGGCGGGCGAACAATTACGCCGGGCCATAAAGGAACACAACTTAAACCGGATTGTAGTAGCCGCCTGCAGTGCGCGTGCCCTGGAACCCCTGGTAAACACTTATTTGCGGCAGGCTGGCTTGCCGGGCAACGTAGCAAAGGTGGTTAATGTCCTGGATCATGCGGTCCGGATTTACAGTGGCCGGAAAGATCGCGCTACCAGAAAAGCCAGGGACCTGATGCGGATGGCAGCGGCCAGAGCATTGACTGCTCCTGCCGGCATGGTGGAGGAATGGTCAATAACACCCGCCGCCCTGGTTATCGGTGGCGGGGTGGCCGGCATGGTTGCCGCCCTTACCCTGGCCGATCTGGATTTTGAAGTCCACCTGGTAGAAAAGGAGGGACGACTGGGTGGTAATGCCCTGCGCCTGCAGTACACCTTACAGGGCGCCGATGTTAAGGCATATCTGGCCCAGCTAAGCCAGCGTCTCAGCAAACACCCCCGCATCCATATCCACCTGAACGCTCAAGTCAGGGCCATAAGCGGCCGGCCGGGAAGTTTTGCTACAGAGATAGAAGGAACAGATGGGAGAAAGGAAAACATCCGGCACGGCGTAATTATTATTGCCACCGGTGCCGCAGAAAAGAAGCCCCGGCAGCACCTGTACGGCCAGCACCCGGCAGTAATTACCGGTCTGGAGTTAGAAGACCTGCTTAAAACCAGGAGCCGGCGACTGGACAGCCTGCAAAAGGTCGTCTTTATCCAATGCGTAGATTCCCGCGATAGCTCCCATCCTTACTGCAGCCGGATCTGCTGCAGCGCGACTTTAAAAAATGCCCTGGAACTCAAGAAAATCAACCCGGAAGTCGCTGTATACGTCCTCAACCGGGATATTATGACCTACGGCCTGCAGGAGCAGTGGTACGAGACCGCCCGCTCCCAGGGCATCCTGTTCCTGCGTTATAACCTGGAAGCGCCGCCGGAAGTAACGGTGCCCGCAAAGAAAGCAGGACCAGAGGGCAAGGTACAAGTCCGGGTTGACGATCCCATCCTGGGCGAAGAAATTGTCATTGAGGCCGATCTCCTGGTGCTGGCAACCGGGATGGAGCCACGGGCGGAGAATTGGTGCCTGGCGTCTTTATGCCACATCCCCCAGGACGAGAATGGTTTCTTGGCTACCAGCCATCCCAAATTAAAGACTGTTGAGACGCCGGTGCCAGGCATCTTCACCTGCGGGCTGGCAGAAGGGCCTAAGAATCTTAAAGAAGCCATAGCTTCAGCACAGGCTGCGGCCGCGAAGGCGGGCGCCCTCCTGATGCAAGAGCGCCAAACCCTTCCCGAGCGGGTAGCCCGGGTTGAAGGCGCCTGCGCGGCCTGTCTTACCTGTGTGCGTGTTTGTCCCCATGGTGCCCCTGCAATTAAGGAACACCGTTCCTATATCGATCCCCTGCTCTGCCAGGGATGCGGCGCCTGCGTGGCGGCATGCCCGGCGCAAGCCATTACCCTTACAGGTTACAGTCATACTGAAATGGAAGCTGAACTCAAGGCCCTGCCAAAAGAGCAGGGGAAGGTGTTGCCTACCGTTATCTTCACCTGCAGCTACTGCGCTTATGCCAACTTTGAAAATGCTGCCGGCCTGGACTGCCAGAATGACGTTTTTGTATTGCAGGTACCGTGTTTAAGCCGGATTGGCACCCTGGAGGTGCTTAAGGCCATTGAAGCCGGCTCGCAGGAGATTTGGCTGACGGGCTGCCTTGAAGGCCAGTGCCACTTCCGGCCGGCCAGGGCCTTCGGCAGCCAGCGCTCTGGACCCGACCCTATGCTTTGCCAGGAGCAGGCCTGGCGCCGTGTCAAGAAGATACTGGGTGAAATCGGGATTGACGAAGAAACGGTAAAGGTTCTGCGTCTCCCTCCACCGGCGCCGGATAACGGGCGCCTGGCCAGTTGCCTGGGTTAA
- a CDS encoding NAD(P)/FAD-dependent oxidoreductase yields the protein MKRTDVLVVGGGICGYTAALAARRYYGGKKITLVRKEVRALIPWCLAYNCAKGTLSNNVLRDDRLYDEGIELVIDEVTAIDRQGKCVTTAFAEDIIYDKLILATGSLPATPFFKGADLQGVFALKKEFPYLENIRASLASARSLVIVGAGPAGIEFAEACTANRQLKVTMVELLPHCLAWAFDDEFCTLVEENLRQRGINIITAAGVEELQGNKRVEQVKLTSGRTLPADMVILATGVVPNTRLAREAGLATHEHAGILVDEYMRTSDEDIFAVGDCAAKISPSGPGGAIARQAIASGREARVAAANLFALKRPREIALEKFSVTIGDHAFGSVGLIQRTNPETGREMLTVDIAPGVIARDVAVKVAYARETGATIGAQVHGKPLGLVREIIDRLATAIQHQARFDELALA from the coding sequence ATGAAACGGACGGATGTGCTGGTTGTGGGCGGGGGTATTTGCGGGTATACGGCAGCGCTGGCTGCCAGGCGCTACTATGGCGGCAAAAAGATCACCCTGGTGCGTAAAGAAGTCCGGGCTTTAATCCCGTGGTGCCTTGCTTACAATTGCGCTAAAGGTACGCTCTCTAACAATGTCTTGCGGGACGACCGTCTTTATGATGAGGGAATTGAACTGGTAATCGATGAAGTGACTGCCATTGACCGCCAGGGCAAATGCGTCACCACCGCCTTTGCTGAAGATATTATTTATGATAAATTAATCCTGGCTACCGGTTCCCTCCCGGCAACGCCTTTTTTTAAAGGCGCCGACCTGCAAGGCGTGTTTGCCTTAAAAAAAGAGTTCCCCTACCTGGAAAACATTCGCGCTTCTCTGGCTTCTGCCAGGTCCCTGGTCATTGTGGGTGCCGGACCCGCCGGCATAGAGTTTGCCGAGGCATGCACCGCCAACCGGCAGCTAAAGGTCACCATGGTAGAACTTCTCCCCCACTGCCTGGCCTGGGCTTTTGACGATGAGTTTTGCACCCTGGTGGAGGAAAACCTCCGGCAGCGAGGTATCAACATTATAACCGCAGCCGGAGTAGAAGAATTGCAGGGCAATAAACGGGTTGAACAGGTGAAGCTCACCAGCGGCCGGACTTTACCTGCTGATATGGTTATTCTGGCCACAGGTGTCGTGCCCAATACCAGGCTGGCCCGGGAGGCCGGTCTGGCAACCCACGAACACGCTGGCATCCTTGTTGATGAGTATATGCGCACCAGTGATGAAGATATCTTTGCCGTTGGCGATTGTGCCGCGAAAATCTCCCCTTCCGGACCAGGGGGCGCTATTGCCAGACAGGCTATCGCGAGCGGCCGCGAGGCCCGCGTGGCCGCCGCCAATCTCTTCGCCCTCAAGCGCCCCAGGGAAATAGCTTTAGAGAAGTTCTCTGTCACCATTGGCGATCATGCCTTTGGCTCCGTGGGTCTCATTCAAAGAACCAACCCGGAAACGGGTAGAGAAATGCTAACAGTCGATATTGCTCCTGGCGTGATAGCCAGAGATGTGGCGGTAAAGGTGGCTTATGCCCGGGAAACCGGGGCAACTATTGGTGCTCAAGTCCACGGTAAGCCCCTGGGCCTGGTCCGGGAAATAATAGACCGGTTAGCGACTGCTATTCAACACCAGGCACGTTTCGACGAGCTGGCCCTGGCCTGA
- a CDS encoding (Fe-S)-binding protein, whose amino-acid sequence MSILLAAEVPGPAKISRAMGGASLQACLACGVCTGGCPAGNIGAPVDPRKMVRLLLLGMEDRLLASDMIWLCTMCGRCTVYCPVGVNMGDLVRAVRSKLAAEGRVPVNLQKVVDLALESGNNMGISQEDYLDTLDWMQEELQAEFGSEAEIPVDKKDARILYVINPREAKFFPLSILAAAKVFHAAGESWTLSSRYWDATNYALFSGDDKAGAILVQRLADEVERLGCQELIMTECGHAFRAIRWGPEQWLGHKLPFSVRSIVQLMAEYLQDGRIRLDPSRNSEPVTYHDPCNLGRKEGIFEEPRQVLQAAVADFREMTPNRENNYCCGGGGGLLSLSEFGQERMAKGKVKIEQIQRTGAKIIATPCHNCVDQLNDLCRHYHLDVKAKNIVELVADALVINGKE is encoded by the coding sequence ATGTCCATTTTGCTGGCTGCAGAAGTGCCTGGCCCTGCAAAAATCTCCCGGGCCATGGGCGGGGCCAGCCTGCAGGCCTGCCTGGCCTGCGGCGTGTGCACCGGCGGCTGCCCTGCCGGCAACATCGGCGCACCGGTAGACCCCCGTAAAATGGTGCGCCTGCTCCTGCTGGGGATGGAAGACCGGCTCCTGGCGTCAGATATGATCTGGCTGTGCACCATGTGCGGCCGCTGTACAGTCTACTGCCCGGTGGGTGTGAATATGGGTGACCTGGTCCGGGCCGTGCGGTCGAAACTGGCGGCAGAAGGCCGCGTCCCCGTAAACCTGCAGAAAGTGGTAGACCTGGCTCTAGAGTCCGGCAATAATATGGGGATCAGCCAGGAGGATTACCTCGACACCCTGGACTGGATGCAGGAAGAGCTCCAGGCGGAGTTCGGCAGTGAGGCGGAAATACCCGTTGATAAGAAGGACGCCAGGATATTGTACGTTATCAACCCGCGGGAAGCGAAGTTCTTCCCCCTCTCCATCCTGGCGGCGGCCAAAGTGTTCCATGCCGCCGGCGAAAGCTGGACCCTTTCCAGCCGCTACTGGGACGCGACCAACTACGCCCTTTTCTCCGGGGACGACAAAGCCGGCGCTATCCTGGTGCAGCGCCTGGCCGATGAGGTGGAGCGCCTTGGCTGCCAGGAGTTGATCATGACCGAGTGCGGCCATGCCTTCCGCGCCATTCGCTGGGGGCCGGAGCAGTGGCTGGGGCACAAACTCCCCTTCAGCGTGCGCAGTATCGTCCAGCTCATGGCCGAATACCTGCAAGACGGCCGTATCCGCCTTGACCCCTCCCGCAACAGCGAACCGGTAACCTATCACGATCCCTGCAATCTGGGCCGCAAGGAGGGCATTTTTGAAGAACCGCGGCAGGTATTGCAGGCGGCGGTAGCAGATTTCCGGGAGATGACACCCAACCGTGAGAATAACTACTGCTGCGGCGGCGGTGGCGGCCTGCTCTCTTTGAGCGAGTTTGGCCAGGAACGGATGGCTAAAGGAAAGGTGAAAATAGAACAGATCCAGCGCACGGGAGCAAAGATTATCGCCACTCCCTGCCATAACTGCGTTGACCAATTGAACGATTTGTGCCGTCATTATCACCTCGATGTTAAGGCGAAAAACATAGTCGAGCTGGTAGCCGACGCTCTCGTAATTAATGGCAAGGAGTGA
- a CDS encoding MerR family transcriptional regulator, producing the protein MVIQVLDISPHRLRRWERKGLVVPTRKNGRRCYSELDLQRLMFIKRLLDGKHCRLANLPHYLAFYPCWQDGKCISTPLKEPHEGARPCWQKKNWYCPGQVP; encoded by the coding sequence ATGGTTATCCAGGTCTTAGATATTTCTCCCCACCGCCTGCGTCGCTGGGAACGAAAGGGACTGGTCGTTCCCACGAGAAAAAACGGCCGGCGCTGCTATTCGGAACTGGATTTACAGCGGTTAATGTTTATTAAGCGCCTCCTTGATGGCAAGCACTGCCGGCTTGCAAACCTCCCCCATTATCTCGCCTTTTACCCCTGCTGGCAGGACGGTAAATGTATAAGCACCCCTCTAAAAGAGCCACATGAAGGGGCGCGTCCTTGCTGGCAAAAGAAAAACTGGTATTGCCCGGGACAGGTCCCATAA
- a CDS encoding complex I 24 kDa subunit family protein has translation MLDKYSRLDKVVKVYGRQPGQLIRILHQAQEIFGYLPPEVQAYLAARLNIPLAEIAGVVSFYSLFNSEPKGKYTISVCLGTACYVKGSQEIFQAFKNEMDLDDDDTTPDRLFTLRSTRCMGACGLAPVVAINDDIYGQVKAGDVAGILSRYQAKELADDHEYQRPVEHPATAPPPH, from the coding sequence ATGCTGGATAAATACAGCCGCCTCGATAAGGTCGTTAAAGTCTACGGCCGGCAGCCGGGGCAGCTCATCCGCATCCTGCACCAGGCCCAGGAAATCTTCGGGTATCTCCCGCCGGAGGTCCAGGCCTACCTGGCAGCCAGGTTAAATATCCCCCTCGCGGAAATCGCCGGTGTGGTATCCTTTTATTCTCTTTTTAACTCCGAGCCCAAGGGCAAGTATACCATCAGCGTCTGCCTGGGTACGGCCTGCTATGTCAAGGGCTCCCAGGAAATTTTCCAGGCCTTTAAAAACGAAATGGATCTCGACGACGACGATACCACCCCGGACCGTCTCTTCACCCTGCGGTCCACCCGCTGTATGGGAGCCTGTGGTTTAGCGCCGGTGGTGGCCATCAACGACGACATCTACGGCCAGGTTAAGGCTGGCGATGTAGCCGGCATTTTATCTCGCTACCAGGCAAAGGAGTTAGCAGATGATCACGAGTACCAGCGACCTGTTGAACATCCGGCAACAGCACCTCCCCCTCATTGA
- a CDS encoding MerR family transcriptional regulator yields the protein MPEQMLYTISVVADLLGIQPGTLRVWERHKLIQPARKNGRRLYSNNDLKRLRFIQKLIDKGFNLNSIKHYLAFYPCWLYEDCPACSRKTERIGCAKPCWKEEGTYCQISFDDPSLCNTCPHRSREIK from the coding sequence ATGCCGGAACAAATGTTATATACCATCAGCGTGGTCGCCGATTTACTGGGCATACAGCCGGGCACCCTGCGGGTCTGGGAAAGACATAAACTCATCCAGCCCGCACGCAAGAACGGGCGGCGCCTTTACTCAAATAATGACTTGAAACGGCTGCGCTTCATTCAAAAGCTCATCGATAAAGGCTTTAATTTAAACTCCATCAAACACTACCTGGCTTTTTATCCTTGCTGGTTATATGAGGACTGCCCGGCCTGCTCCCGTAAGACTGAACGCATAGGGTGCGCCAAGCCATGCTGGAAGGAGGAAGGGACTTACTGCCAGATCTCCTTTGACGATCCCTCCCTTTGTAATACATGCCCCCATAGAAGCCGGGAAATAAAGTAA